In Vigna angularis cultivar LongXiaoDou No.4 chromosome 8, ASM1680809v1, whole genome shotgun sequence, one DNA window encodes the following:
- the LOC108344630 gene encoding miraculin yields the protein MKTTLFAFVLLSALVSQPLLGAAEASPDEVVDTSGKLLRAGINYNILLSMPYTNNRSPKGLGLSKIGKSCPLEVVVVDRYHSLPLRFIPVNPKKGVIRVSTDLNIIFPPNITCPHHSTVWKLESFKVSKGRSLSLVSTGGVKGNPGRETIGNWFKIEKYGGAYKLVYCPSVCPYCKHVGCENVGMFVDEKGNHRLALSAVPFQVKFLKA from the coding sequence ATGAAGACAACATTGTTCGCTTTTGTCCTTCTCTCTGCCCTGGTCTCACAACCACTTCTGGGAGCAGCCGAAGCTTCACCTGATGAAGTAGTTGACACATCAGGAAAGCTCCTACGTGCTGGTATCAACTACAATATTCTTCTATCCATGCCTTACACCAATAATAGAAGTCCAAAAGGCCTTGGCCTCTCAAAGATTGGTAAATCATGCCCTCTGGAGGTAGTGGTTGTGGACAGATATCATAGTTTGCCACTAAGGTTTATACCTGTTAACCCCAAAAAGGGTGTTATTCGTGTCTCCACTGACCTAAACATCATCTTCCCTCCTAACATCACTTGCCCTCACCATTCCACGGTGTGGAAGCTTGAGAGTTTTAAGGTTTCTAAGGGACGCTCACTCTCGTTGGTGTCAACCGGTGGTGTTAAGGGCAACCCTGGTCGGGAAACCATTGGAAATTGGTTCAAGATTGAGAAGTACGGTGGTGCTTATAAACTGGTTTATTGTCCGAGCGTGTGCCCTTACTGCAAGCATGTTGGGTGTGAGAATGTTGGGATGTTTGTTGATGAGAAAGGGAATCACCGTTTGGCTCTAAGTGCTGTTCCATTCCAAGTTAAATTCCTCAAGGCCTAA
- the LOC108344629 gene encoding uncharacterized protein LOC108344629, whose translation MTHENAIGIEIDYEYDDCNNSKRPKMTSKVWEEMQRIQTTEGSKVLCRHCGKLLQDNCGTSHLKRHLVICPKRPKRLDAITRDSMASGCFRGPSSARESGLNTVLMVRPLKIEPESQVPCFFPTSNNRVPTIASTENVSNSIQELHAKTSSPLMLSTIESPKNQGELTLDDVEMKAFYASLDAETSIMSPSQDTTVVTELSNSTPSEETKKALKTLQDLLSKDFTDLLHTGQSGTIKSSIEHLAKLSADDGISAEMRLLILEVSREFTRWSCDYNDANRKIESANANIMKADKLEENLEANKKEFKEVSSLENELSNQLSCLEKRKKELEEQINAIKANISVFQSAKVTSTKRKREAFEEAKILKAQRDELKEQVPHLKNELEVAKKNQAHIRAEWSKLGEKFNKSLNGMNHEEKLDGKSMQENSI comes from the exons ATGACACATGAAAATGCAATAGGCATTGAGATAGATTATGAATATGATGATTGCAATAATTCCAAGCGCCCAAAAATGACTTCTAAAGTATGGGAAGAAATGCAGCGAATTCAAACCACCGAAGGCAGTAAAGTTCTGTGCAGACACTGTGGAAAACTGTTGCAAGATAACTGTGGGACTTCTCATTTAAAGCGTCATTTAGTGATCTGCCCTAAGCGTCCTAAACGTCTGGATGCTATTACTCGAGATTCAATGGCATCAGGGTGTTTTAGAGGCCCCAGTAGTGCTAGAG aatCTGGATTAAACACAGTGCTTATGGTTCGTCCATTGAAGATCGAGCCTGAATCTCAAGTCCCATGCTTTTTTCCGACTTCAAATAATCGAGTTCCAACTATTGCATCCACTGAAAATGTTTCCAATTCCATTCAAGAATTACATGCAAAAACTAGTTCCCCTCTTATGCTGTCTACCATTGAATCTCCCAAGAATCAGGGGGAACTCACTCTGGATGACGTAGAAATGAAAGCATTTTATGCTTCTCTTGATGCAGAGACCTCGATTATGTCTCCTTCTCAAGATACCACAGTCGTTACTGAATTATCCAACTCCACACCCTCTGAAGAGACCAAGAAGGCATTGAAAACTCTGCAAGACCTTCTTTCCAAAGACTTCACTGATCTATTGCATACTGGACAATCTGGTACCATCAAATCCTCCATAGAACATCTTGCCAAGTTATCTGCAGACGATGGAATCTCTGCAGAAATGAGGTTGTTGATATTAGAAGTTTCTAGAGAATTCACTCGCTGGAGTTGTGACTACAATGATGCTAATAGGAAAATAGAATCCGCCAACGCCAACATCATGAAAGCAGATAAACTTGAAGAAAATCTTGAAGCTAACAAGAAGGAGTTCAAGGAGGTTTCGTCCTTAGAGAATGAATTAAGCAACCAGTTATCCTGTTtggagaaaaggaagaaagagcTAGAGGAGCAAATAAATGCAATTAAAGCTAACATTTCTGTTTTTCAATCAGCTAAGGTAACAAGTACAAAGAGAAAAAGGGAAGCTTTTGAAGAAGCAAAGATTCTTAAAGCTCAAAGAGATGAGTTGAAGGAACAAGTGCCTCACTTGAAAAATGAGTTGGAAGTGGCCAAGAAGAACCAAGCACATATTCGAGCTGAATGGTCAAAGCTTGgagaaaaatttaacaaaagcTTGAATGGGATGAATCATGAGGAGAAATTGGATGGTAAATCCATGCAGGAAAATTCCATTTAA
- the LOC108344632 gene encoding miraculin → MLQNLHRIILVFNDALRECNTQRKRHTDTLVSWFQSEEMKVAMFLHLLLLLALNTQPLLAAVPEPVVDKQGNPLVPGIGYYVWPLWADEGGLTLGQTRNKTCPLDVIRDPSFIGSPVAFYAEGLGHIPTLTDLTIDFPVFTVCNQPTVWRLSKQGAGFWFVSTRGNPEDITSKFKIERLEGDHAYEIYSFKFCPSVPGTLCAPVGTFEDVDGTKVMAVGDNIEPYYVRFQKVFMNAQENKPSSIV, encoded by the coding sequence ATGCTACAGAACCTCCATCGAATCATTTTAGTATTTAATGATGCATTACGAGAATGTaacacacaaagaaaaagaCACACAGACACATTGGTTTCTTGGTTTCAATCTGAGGAAATGAAGGTTGCCATGTTTCTTCACTTGCTCCTTCTCTTGGCCTTGAACACACAGCCACTTCTGGCTGCTGTGCCTGAGCCAGTGGTGGATAAGCAAGGGAACCCTTTGGTGCCAGGAATAGGGTACTATGTATGGCCACTTTGGGCCGATGAAGGAGGTCTCACACTAGGGCAAACAAGGAACAAGACATGCCCTCTTGATGTTATCCGTGATCCTTCTTTCATTGGGTCACCGGTGGCATTCTATGCAGAAGGGCTTGGCCACATTCCAACTCTCACCGATCTCACCATTGATTTCCCTGTGTTCACAGTCTGCAACCAGCCTACAGTGTGGAGGCTCAGCAAGCAAGGAGCAGGGTTCTGGTTTGTGAGCACAAGAGGGAACCCTGAGGACATCACAAGCAAGTTCAAGATTGAGAGGCTCGAAGGGGACCATGCCTATGAGATCTACAGCTTCAAGTTCTGCCCCAGTGTGCCTGGTACACTCTGTGCTCCTGTCGGAACCTTTGAAGATGTCGATGGAACCAAAGTCATGGCTGTCGGGGATAACATTGAACCCTACTATGTCAGGTTCCAGAAGGTTTTCATGAATGCCCAAGAGAACAAACCCTCCAGTATTGTGTAG
- the LOC108344059 gene encoding pentatricopeptide repeat-containing protein At2g20540: MKYLSLKRTLNSCVSLDQLKRIHALCVTLGFLHTQNLQQSLSCKLLQSYKNVGKTEQAQRVFDQINDPDIVSWTCLLNLYLHSALSSCGQCKDLVRGRVVHGMLLRNGFDENPVVGNSLIDMYCRNGVMGMAALVFENMGSKDVFSWTSLLNGYMLCNNVSCARELFDAMPERNLVSWTAMITGCVRAGAPVQALEMFKQMEGDDGGALHCADLMVAVLSACADVGALDFGQCMHGCVKKRRLEQDVAVSNALMDMYSKSGRLDLAVRIFDEILKKDVFSWTTMISGYAYHGDGHLALEAFCRMLESGVNPNEVTLLSVLTACSHAGLVVEGKALFNRMIQCRYMKPNIEHYGCLVDLLGRAGLLEEAKEVIGMMPFSPDAAMWRSLLTACLVHENLKLAQIAGKKLIELEPNDDGVYMLLWNMYCVADMWKEASEIRKFMRERRVRKNPGRSMVDVNGVVKEFFAKDSSLHGSAELCHLLKGMKEHSETYNF, from the exons ATGAAGTACCTATCCTTGAAGAGAACACTGAACAGTTGTGTAAGCCTCGATCAGCTAAAGAGAATCCATGCACTGTGTGTGACACTGGGATTCTTACACACACAAAATCTCCAACAATCTTTGTCATGCAAGTTGCTTCAAAGTTATAAGAATGTCGGAAAAACAGAACAAGCGCAGAGGGTCTTCGATCAGATTAATGATCCTGATATAGTATCATGGACATGCCTCCTCAATCTCTACCTTCATTCTG CTTTATCATCTTGTGGGCAGTGCAAGGATTTGGTTAGAGGGAGGGTTGTTCATGGAATGCTGTTGAGGAATGGTTTTGATGAAAACCCTGTTGTGGGGAATTCTCTGATTGACATGTATTGTAGAAATGGGGTGATGGGGATGGCTGCGTTGGTTTTTGAGAATATGGGATCCAAGGATGTGTTTTCTTGGACTAGTTTGTTGAATGGGTACATGTTGTGTAACAATGTGAGTTGTGCTCGTGAACTGTTTGATGCAATGCCTGAAAGAAATTTGGTTTCATGGACGGCTATGATTACTGGGTGTGTCAGAGCAGGAGCTCCAGTTCAGGCTTTGGAGATGTTTAAGCAGATGGAAGGTGATGATGGGGGAGCTCTTCATTGTGCGGATTTGATGGTGGCGGTGCTCTCCGCGTGTGCGGATGTTGGGGCTCTTGATTTTGGTCAGTGTATGCATGGTTGTGTTAAGAAAAGGAGGCTGGAGCAGGATGTTGCGGTGAGCAATGCTCTGATGGATATGTATTCCAAAAGTGGAAGGCTTGACTTGGCTGTAAGGATATTTGATGAAATCTTGAAGAAGGATGTGTTTTCGTGGACTACAATGATATCAGGTTATGCTTATCATGGGGACGGGCATCTTGCGTTGGAGGCTTTTTGTCGCATGTTAGAATCAGGTGTTAACCCAAACGAGGTAACCCTGTTGTCAGTTTTGACTGCTTGTAGCCATGCTGGGCTTGTCGTGGAGGGAAAAGCGTTGTTCAATAGAATGATTCAGTGCCGTTACATGAAGCCAAATATTGAACATTATGGATGCCTGGTGGATCTTCTTGGCCGAGCAGGATTGCTGGAAGAGGCAAAAGAAGTGATTGGGATGATGCCATTTAGCCCTGATGCTGCTATGTGGAGATCATTACTGACTGCTTGCTTAGTCCATGAGAATTTGAAATTGGCTCAAATAGCAGGAAAGAAGTTAATTGAACTTGAACCAAATGATGATGGTGTTTATATGCTTCTGTGGAATATGTATTGTGTTGCTGATATGTGGAAAGAAGCCTCGGAGATAAGGAAGTTTATGAGGGAAAGGAGGGTCAGAAAAAATCCTGGTCGTAGTATGGTTGATGTGAACGGTGTTGTTAAAGAATTCTTTGCCAAAGACTCTTCACTCCATGGTAGTGCAGAGCTTTGCCACTTGCTAAAAGGAATGAAGGAGCACTCagaaacatataatttttaa
- the LOC108344625 gene encoding UDP-glycosyltransferase 708D1, which yields MSASEAVVHVGFLPSAGMGHLNPCLRLAAVFLRQGCKVTLITPKPTVSMAESDLITRFCSSFPHQVTQVDFNPVPLDPTTVSTNIDPFYLQFQTIRHSIHLLLPILSSLATPLSAFIYNVSLISAVVSISDKLSCPSYIYFTSSARMLSFIACVSVLADSDPAAQPHPSRFIGDAVQVPGFTSPIPRSSVPQAFLLEGSNSFQRMIMEDSRNLTKLDGVLINSFEELEGEALAALNEGKVVRGLPPVYGIGPLMACEFENVNEGQKNGMSWILEWLDEQAEGSVVYVSLGSRTETRREQIKDTALGLIECGYSFLWVVKLKRVDREEDEGLEDVLGSELMGKVKERGVVVKEYVNQMKILGHPAVGGFVSHGGWNSITETLSEGVPILTWPQYGDQKMTSEAIKMSGVGIWAEEWGWGTQKVVEGKEIAKKIKEMMTDESLRVKAGEMKEAARKACGVGGSCELIIKRLIEEWKRNAQVN from the coding sequence ATGTCTGCTTCTGAAGCAGTTGTTCATGTGGGTTTCCTCCCTAGTGCTGGCATGGGTCACCTCAACCCATGTCTCAGACTAGCCGCAGTGTTCCTCCGCCAAGGTTGTAAAGTCACTCTCATCACTCCCAAACCCACTGTATCCATGGCTGAATCAGACCTCATAACCCgcttttgttcttctttccctCATCAAGTAACTCAAGTTGACTTCAACCCCGTTCCATTGGATCCAACCACAGTTTCCACCAACATTGACCCTTTTTACCTTCAGTTTCAAACCATTCGTCATTCCATTCACCTTCTACTTCCAATCCTATCTTCACTCGCAACACCACTTTCTGCTTTCATATACAATGTTTCCTTAATCTCCGCTGTAGTCTCAATTTCTGACAAACTCTCTTGTCCCAGTTACATTTACTTCACCTCTTCAGCTAGAATGTTGTCTTTCATTGCATGCGTTTCTGTTCTTGCTGATTCCGATCCAGCTGCACAACCGCACCCTTCTAGGTTCATTGGTGATGCTGTTCAAGTCCCGGGCTTCACATCACCGATACCAAGATCCTCGGTCCCTCAAGCTTTTCTTCTTGAAGGTAGCAACTCCTTTCAGAGAATGATCATGGAGGACAGTCGAAACCTCACGAAGCTCGATGGGGTTTTGATAAACTCGTTTGAGGAACTGGAAGGAGAGGCACTAGCAGCTTTGAATGAAGGAAAAGTGGTTAGAGGGTTGCCTCCGGTGTATGGAATCGGTCCCTTAATGGCCTGTGAGTTTGAGAATGTGAATGAAGGTCAAAAGAATGGCATGAGTTGGATACTGGAATGGCTTGATGAACAAGCTGAAGGGTCGGTGGTGTATGTTAGCTTGGGGAGCAGAACTGAGACGAGGAGGGAGCAGATAAAGGACACGGCTTTGGGGTTAATAGAATGTGGGTATAGTTTTTTGTGggtggtgaaattgaagagggTTGACAGAGAAGAGGATGAGGGTTTGGAGGATGTGTTAGGGAGTGAGTTGATGGGTAAAGTGAAGGAAAGGGGTGTGGTTGTGAAGGAATATGTGAATCAGATGAAGATTCTGGGGCACCCTGCAGTGGGGGGGTTTGTGAGTCATGGAGGTTGGAACTCAATAACTGAGACCTTGTCGGAAGGAGTGCCTATTCTGACATGGCCTCAGTATGGAGATCAGAAGATGACCTCAGAAGCCATAAAGATGAGTGGGGTTGGGATTTGGGCTGAGGAATGGGGGTGGGGGACACAAAAGGTGGTGGAAGGGAAGGAGATTGCTAAGAAAATCAAAGAGATGATGACCGATGAGTCTTTGAGAGTCAAAGCAGGAGAAATGAAGGAGGCAGCAAGGAAGGCTTGTGGTGTTGGTGGGAGTTGTGAGCTTATTATTAAGAGATTAATTGAGGAGTGGAAGAGGAATGCTCAAGTCAACTGA
- the LOC108344633 gene encoding miraculin yields MKMTLVALILVVALSTKALLGEAGAAPEQIVDTSGKKVRAGENYYIVPASADVGGLALSTTGQDCPLDVVAVDGYQGLQLSFLPVNDKKGVIRVSTDLNIYFSTYTTCPQSTVWKLKDYDYSTSQWFLTTGGSLGNPGSQTISNWFKIEKYEDAYKMVYCPSVCNYCNYPCSDIGIYQDQYGKRLALTSEPYKVQFQKVQ; encoded by the coding sequence ATGAAGATGACATTGGTAGCATTGATCCTAGTGGTTGCCTTGAGCACAAAGGCATTACTTGGGGAAGCAGGTGCTGCACCAGAGCAAATTGTGGACACATCAGGAAAGAAGGTGAGAGCTGGTGAGAATTACTACATTGTTCCAGCATCCGCTGATGTAGGTGGCCTTGCTCTCTCAACCACAGGTCAAGATTGCCCTCTTGATGTTGTAGCTGTTGATGGTTACCAAGGCCTCCAATTGAGCTTTCTTCCTGTTAATGATAAGAAAGGTGTCATTCGCGTTTCCACTGATCTCAACATCTATTTCTCCACCTACACAACTTGTCCACAGTCCACAGTGTGGAAGCTTAAGGACTATGATTATTCAACATCACAGTGGTTTCTCACAACCGGTGGTTCTTTGGGCAACCCTGGCTCTCAAACCATCAGCAATTGGTTCAAGATTGAGAAGTACGAGGATGCTTACAAGATGGTTTATTGTCCAAGTGTGTGCAATTATTGCAATTATCCATGCAGTGATATTGGAATATATCAGGACCAATATGGCAAGCGTTTAGCTCTAACTTCTGAGCCATACAAAGTGCAGTTCCAAAAGGTTCAATAA
- the LOC108344626 gene encoding UDP-glycosyltransferase 708D1, with product MSVPEAAVHVAFLTSTGMGHLNPCLRLASVFLRHGCKLTLIIPKPTVTLAESNLISRLCSSFPHQVTQIDFNLTPLDPTTVNTTNDPFFLQYETIRRSVHLLSPILSSLSPSLSAFIVDVFLISPILPIVEKMFCPSYIHFTSSARMLSFLSYVSVLADSDPAAQPHPSTLVGDAIHIPGITLPIPRSSVPPPFLLEGINSFQRMIMEDGPNLKKHDGVFINSFEELEGEALAALNKGKVVRGLPPVYGIGPLMTCEFENVDQGQKGCMSRILKWLNERAEGSVVYISLGNRTETRREQIKDIALGLIECGYSFLWVVKLTRVDREEKEDLEDVVGSELMSKVREKGVVVKEFVNQTEILGHPAVGGFVTHGGWNSVTESIREGVNILIWPQGADQKFNAEVIRMSGVGIWAEKWGWGTQKVVEGKEIAKRIKEMMSNESLRIKTGEMKEAARKACGVGGSCELIIKRLIEEWKRNAQVN from the coding sequence ATGTCTGTTCCTGAAGCTGCAGTTCATGTGGCTTTCCTCACAAGTACTGGTATGGGTCACCTCAACCCATGTCTCAGACTAGCCTCAGTGTTCCTCCGCCATGGTTGCAAACTCACTCTCATCATTCCCAAACCCACTGTCACTCTTGCTGAATCAAACCTCATCTCTCGcctttgttcttctttccctCACCAGGTTACTCAAATTGACTTCAACCTCACCCCTTTGGATCCTACCACCGTTAACACCACCAATGACCCTTTTTTCCTTCAGTACGAAACCATTCGTCGTTCCGTTCACCTTCTATCTCCAATCCTATCTTCTCTTTCCCCTTCTCTCTCAGCTTTCATTGTCgatgttttcttaatttctccTATACTCCCCATCGTTGAGAAAATGTTTTGTCCCAGTTACATTCACTTCACCTCGTCAGCTAGAATGTTATCTTTCCTTTCATACGTTTCTGTTCTTGCTGATTCCGATCCAGCTGCACAACCGCACCCTTCTACGTTAGTTGGTGATGCTATTCATATCCCGGGTATCACATTACCAATACCAAGATCCTCGGTCCCTCCACCTTTTCTTCTTGAAGGTATCAACTCCTTTCAGAGAATGATCATGGAGGACGGTCCCAACCTCAAGAAGCACGATGGGGTTTTCATCAACTCGTTTGAGGAACTGGAAGGAGAGGCACTAGCAGCGTTGAATAAAGGAAAAGTGGTTAGAGGGCTGCCCCCGGTATATGGAATTGGTCCCTTAATGACGTGTGAGTTTGAAAATGTAGATCAAGGTCAAAAGGGTTGCATGAGTCGGATACTGAAGTGGCTTAATGAACGTGCTGAAGGGTCTGTGGTGTATATTAGCTTGGGGAACAGAACTGAGACAAGGAGGGAGCAGATAAAAGACATAGCTTTGGGGTTAATAGAATGTGGGTATAGTTTTCTGTGGGTGGTGAAGTTGACGAGGGTTGACAGAGAAGAGAAGGAGGATTTGGAGGATGTGGTGGGGAGTGAGTTGATGAGTAAGGTGAGGGAGAAGGGTGTGGTTGTGAAGGAGTTTGTGAACCAGACAGAGATTCTGGGGCACCCTGCAGTTGGAGGGTTTGTGACTCATGGAGGTTGGAATTCGGTAACTGAGAGTATAAGGGAAGGAGTGAATATTCTGATATGGCCTCAGGGTGCGGATCAGAAGTTTAATGCAGAGGTGATTAGGATGAGTGGAGTTGGGATTTGGGCTGAGAAATGGGGTTGGGGGACACAAAAGGTGGTGGAAGGGAAGGAGATCGCTAAGAGAATCAAAGAGATGATGAGCAATGAGTCTTTGAGGATCAAAACTGGAGAAATGAAGGAGGCAGCAAGGAAGGCTTGTGGTGTTGGCGGGAGTTGTGAGCTTATTATTAAGAGACTAATTGAGGAGTGGAAGAGGAATGCTCAAGTAAACTGA
- the LOC108344628 gene encoding UDP-glycosyltransferase 708D1: MSDPEPAVHVAFLSSAGMGHLNPCLRLASVFLRYGCKVTLIIPKPIVSLAESNIISRFCSSFPDQVSQIDFNITPLDPNTVNTNDPFFLQYETIRRSVHLLSPILSSLSTSLSAFIFDVFLISSIVSIVDKIFCPSYIYFSSSARMLSFLAYVSVLADSDPGAQPHPSTFVGDAIQIPGFTLPIPRSSVPPLFLLEGSNSFQRMMMEDSLKLTKLDGVFINSFEELEGEALAALNEGKVVRGMPPVYAIGPLMTCEFENVDQGQKGCMSWILEWLNERAEGSVVYVSLGSRTETRREQIKDMALGLIECGYSFLWVVKLKRVDREEDEGLEDVLGSELMGKVRERGVVVKEFVDQMKILGHPAVGGFVTHGGWNSITENIREGVNILTWPQGGDQKINAEVVRMSGVGIWAEEWGWGTQKVVEGKEIAKRIKEMMSNESLRVKAGEMKEAARKACGVGGSCEVIVKRLIEEWKRNAQVN; this comes from the coding sequence ATGTCTGATCCTGAACCTGCTGTTCATGTGGCTTTCCTCTCAAGTGCTGGCATGGGTCACCTCAACCCATGTCTCAGACTAGCTTCAGTGTTCCTCCGTTATGGCTGCAAAGTCACTCTCATCATTCCCAAACCCATTGTCTCCCTCGCTGAGTCAAACATCATCTCTCgcttttgttcttctttccctGATCAGGTAAGTCAAATTGACTTCAACATAACCCCTTTGGATCCAAACACGGTTAACACCAATGACCCTTTTTTCCTTCAGTATGAAACCATTCGTCGTTCCGTTCACCTTCTATCTCCAATCCTGTCTTCTCTCTCCACTTCTCTCTCAGCTTTCATCTTCGATGTTTTCTTAATTTCCTCAATAGTCTCAATTGTTGACAAAATATTTTGTCCCAGTTACATTTACTTCAGCTCCTCAGCTAGAATGTTATCTTTCCTTGCATACGTTTCTGTTCTTGCTGATTCCGATCCAGGAGCACAACCGCACCCTTCAACGTTCGTTGGTGATGCTATTCAAATCCCGGGCTTCACATTACCAATACCAAGATCCTCGGTCCCTCCCCTTTTTCTTCTTGAAGGTAGCAACTCTTTTCAGAGAATGATGATGGAGGACAGTCTCAAACTCACGAAGCTCGATGGGGTTTTCATCAACTCGTTTGAGGAACTGGAAGGAGAGGCACTAGCAGCGTTGAATGAAGGAAAAGTGGTTAGAGGGATGCCCCCGGTGTATGCAATTGGTCCCTTAATGACGTGTGAGTTTGAGAATGTAGATCAAGGTCAAAAGGGTTGCATGAGTTGGATACTGGAGTGGCTTAATGAACGTGCTGAAGGGTCGGTGGTGTATGTTAGCTTGGGGAGCAGAACTGAGACAAGGAGGGAGCAGATAAAGGACATGGCTTTGGGCTTAATAGAATGTGGGTATAGTTTTTTGTGggtggtgaaattgaagagggTTGACAGAGAAGAGGATGAGGGTTTGGAGGATGTGTTAGGGAGTGAGTTGATGGGTAAAGTGAGGGAAAGGGGTGTGGTTGTGAAGGAATTTGTAGATCAGATGAAGATTCTGGGGCACCCTGCAGTGGGGGGGTTTGTGACTCATGGAGGTTGGAACTCTATAACAGAGAATATAAGGGAAGGTGTGAATATTCTGACATGGCCTCAGGGTGGGGATCAGAAGATTAATGCAGAGGTGGTTAGGATGAGTGGGGTTGGGATTTGGGCTGAGGAATGGGGGTGGGGGACACAAAAGGTGGTGGAAGGGAAGGAGATTGCTAAGAGAATCAAAGAGATGATGAGCAATGAGTCTTTGAGGGTCAAAGCTGGAGAAATGAAGGAGGCAGCAAGGAAGGCTTGTGGTGTTGGTGGAAGTTGTGAGGTTATTGTTAAGAGACTAATTGAGGAGTGGAAGAGGAATGCTCAAGTCAACTGA